Proteins from a genomic interval of Sporomusaceae bacterium FL31:
- the mfd gene encoding transcription-repair-coupling factor: MNKLFEAMATDAALVKALNSFHAQAQQNVVYGLTGSQKSAIIAAAYDKNPRSTVIITGSNDGLELLRTDLSTLLPDVMVVDLPALDIVTFSAAAKSVELAARRMDVLGRMVRKEKIIVLATAEAAIQKGLSRQEFENNRLNVAVGLETTRDQVLENLVRFGYERVDQVDSIGQFSARGGIVDVFPVNRTAPLRLEFFGDEVDSLREFDTATQRSQHNVAQADILPLTEPEHSGKPAVFLSYLADQATVIFDEPTRIREQMGKLVKENPDLKKRSFTWADITTAAKHHNIIYLSLMLQKIPYTEPSDIISVTAKGIAPFHRQMDLVVGEISSLLERGFYPVLFLSNQDKAVSVQQNLTEQGITAIYAETVNTLVAGTVLVTIGSLAGGFELPQARLAIITEKDIFGRQKKRPRPRAAKGQQITYFRDINLGDYVVHVNHGIGKYVGVETLSVAGVHKDYLHIRYAGEDKLYVPTDQVHLLQKYIGSEGEAPRLHKMGGTEWLKAKSKAKAAVADMAKELLALYAERQIGTGYAFDPDTPWQKEFEDAFSFEETPDQLAAIAEIKADMEKPRPMDRLLCGDVGFGKTEVAIRAAFKAVMSGKQVAVLVPTTVLAQQHFQTFMSRFAGFGPVVDVVSRFRSAKEQKATIAKVTSGQVDVLIGTHRILNSDVVFKDLGLLIVDEEQRFGVAQKEKLKKWRSNIDVLTLSATPIPRTLHMSLVNARDMSIIETPPEDRFPVQTYVVEYNEQIIRDAIKRELKRGGQVYFVYNRVETIDKVQRQLAEMLPDAKIKSAHGQMPEELLEQVMLDFYEGHDDVLVCTSIIENGLDVSNANTIIIYDADRFGLSQLYQMRGRVGRSHRMAFAYFTYRADKVLTEVAEKRLQAIKEFAELGAGFKIAMRDLEIRGAGNLLGAQQHGHIASVGFEMYCRLLEEAVQELRTGKHVELPVEPILEFNVEAYLSGDYIGDAMHKIEIYQRIAAIRNEEHVSQLLDELIDRFGDPPKPVLSLLTVARIKNLARNLGIRSVIQQLRGIEIVFGDQPNVNINGILELKNQFGSNITMIPGPPEIIKLRLNKLSENNLLEVVYKMLRILVK; encoded by the coding sequence ATGAACAAACTTTTCGAGGCGATGGCAACCGATGCTGCTTTGGTTAAGGCATTAAACAGTTTTCATGCCCAAGCGCAGCAAAATGTGGTTTACGGTTTGACGGGATCACAAAAAAGTGCAATTATTGCCGCAGCTTATGATAAAAACCCGCGGTCTACAGTCATCATTACGGGCAGTAATGATGGGCTGGAACTCTTACGGACTGATTTAAGCACACTGTTGCCGGACGTTATGGTAGTAGACTTACCTGCACTGGATATTGTCACATTTTCGGCTGCGGCGAAGAGTGTTGAATTGGCAGCCCGCAGGATGGATGTACTGGGGCGAATGGTTCGCAAGGAAAAAATTATTGTCCTGGCTACAGCCGAAGCTGCTATCCAAAAAGGTTTGTCACGGCAAGAGTTTGAAAACAATCGCTTGAATGTAGCGGTCGGACTTGAAACGACGCGAGATCAAGTCTTGGAAAACTTAGTGCGCTTTGGCTATGAACGGGTGGATCAGGTTGACAGTATAGGCCAGTTTAGTGCCAGAGGTGGTATTGTCGATGTTTTTCCGGTTAACCGGACTGCTCCGCTGCGACTAGAATTCTTTGGTGATGAAGTTGATTCGTTGCGGGAATTTGATACGGCAACGCAGCGCTCTCAGCATAATGTTGCCCAGGCCGATATATTACCGCTGACAGAGCCTGAACACAGTGGTAAGCCGGCTGTATTTTTGTCCTATTTAGCTGATCAGGCTACTGTCATTTTTGACGAACCCACTCGGATCAGAGAACAAATGGGCAAGCTGGTTAAAGAGAATCCTGACCTTAAAAAACGTTCCTTTACTTGGGCAGATATTACAACTGCTGCAAAGCATCACAATATTATTTACTTGTCATTAATGCTGCAGAAAATACCCTATACTGAGCCAAGTGATATTATTAGTGTTACGGCAAAGGGAATTGCGCCTTTTCATCGTCAAATGGATTTGGTGGTGGGGGAAATCAGCAGCCTGCTGGAACGCGGCTTTTATCCGGTACTCTTTTTGTCCAATCAGGATAAAGCTGTCTCGGTGCAGCAAAACCTGACCGAACAGGGCATAACAGCCATTTATGCCGAAACGGTCAATACGCTGGTTGCCGGCACTGTTCTGGTTACGATCGGCAGTTTGGCGGGCGGCTTTGAGCTGCCGCAGGCACGTCTGGCGATTATTACGGAAAAGGATATTTTCGGCCGTCAGAAAAAACGGCCGCGGCCGCGTGCGGCTAAAGGTCAGCAAATTACCTATTTCCGTGATATCAATCTGGGCGATTATGTCGTCCATGTCAATCATGGTATTGGTAAATATGTGGGTGTGGAAACACTCAGCGTGGCTGGTGTGCATAAGGATTACTTACACATCCGTTACGCTGGTGAAGATAAGCTGTATGTTCCGACCGATCAAGTGCATTTACTGCAAAAGTATATCGGTTCAGAGGGTGAAGCACCGCGGCTGCACAAAATGGGGGGAACCGAGTGGCTTAAAGCCAAGAGCAAGGCGAAAGCAGCTGTCGCAGATATGGCTAAGGAGCTACTGGCGTTGTATGCTGAACGTCAGATTGGCACCGGGTATGCTTTTGATCCGGATACACCCTGGCAAAAAGAATTTGAGGATGCTTTCTCGTTTGAGGAAACGCCCGATCAGCTGGCAGCCATTGCTGAAATTAAAGCAGACATGGAGAAACCGCGTCCAATGGATCGGCTGTTATGCGGTGATGTTGGTTTTGGTAAAACCGAAGTGGCAATTCGGGCTGCCTTTAAGGCGGTAATGAGCGGTAAGCAAGTAGCCGTTCTGGTACCGACTACGGTTTTGGCCCAGCAGCATTTTCAAACCTTTATGAGCCGCTTTGCCGGTTTTGGCCCAGTTGTTGATGTGGTCAGCCGTTTTCGCAGTGCAAAAGAACAAAAAGCTACTATTGCAAAAGTGACCAGCGGTCAAGTGGACGTTTTGATCGGTACCCACCGAATTCTCAATTCCGATGTCGTATTTAAAGATTTAGGACTGCTGATTGTGGATGAAGAGCAGCGTTTTGGGGTGGCTCAAAAAGAAAAATTGAAAAAATGGCGGAGCAATATCGATGTGCTTACTTTAAGCGCTACACCTATTCCGCGTACCTTACATATGTCGCTGGTCAATGCCCGTGATATGAGCATTATTGAAACGCCGCCCGAAGATCGGTTTCCAGTGCAAACCTATGTGGTGGAATATAATGAACAAATCATTCGTGATGCCATTAAGCGTGAATTAAAACGGGGCGGACAGGTTTATTTTGTCTATAACCGTGTCGAAACCATTGATAAGGTGCAGCGCCAGCTGGCGGAAATGCTGCCAGATGCTAAAATAAAAAGTGCTCATGGGCAGATGCCGGAAGAACTGCTGGAGCAAGTCATGCTGGATTTCTATGAAGGTCATGACGATGTATTGGTATGTACCAGCATCATTGAGAACGGCCTGGATGTTTCGAATGCCAATACCATTATTATTTATGATGCTGACCGTTTTGGCTTGTCGCAGCTTTATCAGATGCGCGGGCGGGTAGGGCGTTCGCATCGCATGGCGTTTGCCTATTTTACTTATCGTGCCGATAAAGTTCTGACTGAAGTGGCTGAGAAGCGTCTGCAGGCTATTAAGGAATTTGCTGAACTGGGTGCCGGTTTTAAAATTGCCATGCGCGATCTAGAAATCCGGGGTGCAGGCAATTTGCTGGGAGCCCAGCAGCATGGCCATATTGCCAGTGTCGGTTTTGAAATGTACTGTCGTTTATTAGAGGAAGCTGTTCAGGAACTGCGTACAGGCAAACATGTTGAACTCCCGGTTGAGCCAATTTTAGAATTTAATGTGGAAGCCTATCTGAGTGGCGACTATATTGGTGATGCCATGCATAAGATTGAAATATATCAACGGATTGCCGCTATCCGCAATGAAGAACATGTCAGTCAGCTATTAGATGAACTGATTGACCGTTTTGGTGATCCGCCAAAACCGGTTTTAAGCTTGCTGACTGTTGCCCGCATTAAAAATCTTGCCCGTAATTTAGGCATTCGGTCGGTTATCCAACAATTGCGTGGCATAGAAATTGTATTTGGCGATCAGCCTAATGTTAACATCAATGGAATTCTAGAACTGAAAAATCAATTTGGCAGTAATATTACCATGATCCCTGGACCACCTGAAATTATCAAGCTTCGGCTAAATAAATTATCGGAAAATAATTTACTGGAAGTTGTTTATAAAATGCTGAGAATCCTTGTAAAATAA
- a CDS encoding peptidase M23, protein MDLTKLKKQPVVVALVVGFVLIVMFGAGLSRKDNAIPKQPNPEAAAVEQPAQPVGLAAIKSHTVLEGETLGGIAENYHIDVDTLLGANPDASETLHPGDQLVILPQKGVLHAVNDGDTLWRIANVYGVEIAAILTANDKKSEGLALGEKLFIPGAKPVDLSELPSAPVSRSSVSRFSWPTDGDITSPFGTRWGRMHSGIDIANDVGTPVTAALAGRVTYAGWYAGYGYTLMIEHNNGYSTLYGHLSSFSVSTGQYVRAGQKIASMGNTGYSTGPHLHFEVHKDGEPVNPINFLP, encoded by the coding sequence ATGGATTTGACTAAGCTAAAAAAGCAACCTGTGGTTGTGGCTCTGGTTGTTGGATTTGTGCTGATTGTGATGTTTGGAGCCGGATTATCTCGGAAAGACAATGCAATTCCCAAGCAGCCTAATCCTGAAGCTGCTGCCGTTGAGCAGCCTGCACAGCCGGTTGGCCTTGCAGCAATCAAGAGTCACACTGTTCTTGAGGGTGAGACACTTGGCGGCATTGCCGAGAATTATCATATTGATGTTGACACTTTATTGGGAGCCAATCCTGATGCCAGTGAAACCCTTCATCCGGGTGATCAGTTGGTCATTTTGCCGCAAAAAGGTGTTCTGCATGCTGTAAATGATGGCGATACCTTATGGCGAATTGCAAATGTTTATGGTGTTGAAATCGCAGCGATTTTGACCGCCAATGACAAGAAGAGCGAAGGCCTGGCTCTTGGTGAAAAATTATTCATTCCTGGTGCAAAGCCAGTCGATCTTAGTGAACTGCCATCGGCTCCGGTATCTCGTTCGTCAGTCAGCCGTTTTAGCTGGCCGACCGATGGTGACATTACTTCTCCATTTGGCACACGGTGGGGCCGGATGCACTCGGGAATTGATATTGCCAATGATGTAGGAACTCCCGTTACAGCGGCTTTGGCTGGCCGGGTTACTTATGCGGGCTGGTATGCCGGTTATGGCTATACCCTGATGATTGAGCATAATAATGGTTATTCAACCTTATATGGACACTTGTCCAGTTTTTCAGTCAGTACGGGTCAATATGTTCGGGCAGGCCAAAAAATTGCTTCTATGGGGAATACCGGCTACTCAACCGGTCCGCATTTGCATTTTGAAGTCCATAAAGATGGTGAGCCAGTTAATCCGATTAATTTCTTGCCATAG
- a CDS encoding membrane protein, with amino-acid sequence MNLFKLNRNQIFVIVIALVCGLLYALPTGFPDQEDGYIRSKALVVNVDDTYVYQRGVVKTGVQSVMLEVMDGPLKGQQIETTNTLMGKLELDKIFQTGDHALVVVKVENGSILVANLIDHYRLDVEAMLFGLFAILLFWYAGWTGVKAVLSFVFTILVFWKVLWPLFLKGWDPIIISLLVVCAIVACVTFLIAGISRLALVAFLGTMASAVVACMLALIFGKMFKVHGAVIPYAETLLHVGFSNLDLTKIFLAGIFLASSGAMMDVAMDIAVSVAELIVKKPDITRQEAIASGMKVGRAVVGTMTTTLLLAYSGSFTALMMVFMAQGTPVVNILNLTYVAAEILHTLVGSLGVVLVAPLTAILAGWLLVRQSDSSNSLCRNT; translated from the coding sequence ATGAATTTGTTTAAACTCAACCGTAATCAGATTTTTGTGATTGTGATCGCTCTGGTTTGTGGCCTATTATATGCCCTGCCTACTGGTTTTCCCGACCAAGAGGATGGCTATATTCGGAGCAAGGCATTGGTAGTGAATGTGGATGATACTTATGTTTACCAGCGCGGAGTGGTTAAAACTGGGGTGCAGAGTGTTATGCTGGAAGTGATGGATGGGCCGCTCAAAGGGCAGCAAATTGAGACTACAAACACACTCATGGGCAAATTGGAATTGGATAAAATCTTTCAAACAGGTGACCATGCGCTAGTTGTAGTAAAAGTAGAAAATGGCAGTATCTTAGTGGCGAACTTAATTGATCATTATCGGCTTGATGTTGAGGCCATGCTGTTTGGCTTGTTTGCCATTTTGCTATTCTGGTATGCGGGCTGGACTGGGGTTAAGGCCGTACTTTCCTTCGTTTTTACTATTCTGGTATTTTGGAAAGTTCTTTGGCCGTTATTTCTCAAAGGCTGGGATCCGATTATTATTTCTTTGCTGGTCGTATGTGCAATTGTGGCTTGTGTAACCTTTCTGATTGCGGGAATAAGCAGGCTTGCGCTGGTTGCCTTTTTGGGAACTATGGCCAGTGCGGTGGTGGCTTGTATGTTAGCATTGATATTTGGAAAAATGTTTAAAGTTCATGGTGCTGTTATTCCTTATGCGGAAACGCTGCTTCACGTGGGATTCAGTAATCTTGATCTGACGAAAATTTTTCTAGCTGGAATTTTTCTTGCCTCATCGGGCGCAATGATGGATGTGGCTATGGATATCGCAGTTTCAGTTGCCGAACTGATTGTTAAGAAACCAGACATTACCCGCCAGGAAGCTATTGCATCCGGAATGAAGGTAGGGAGGGCTGTGGTTGGAACCATGACTACGACATTACTGTTGGCTTATTCCGGCTCATTTACAGCATTAATGATGGTTTTCATGGCGCAAGGAACACCAGTTGTTAATATTTTAAATCTAACCTATGTAGCAGCAGAAATTCTTCATACATTGGTCGGCAGCTTAGGCGTTGTACTGGTAGCCCCACTTACCGCAATATTAGCTGGATGGTTACTGGTGCGCCAGTCCGACTCCTCGAATTCGCTGTGCCGCAATACTTAG
- the phoA gene encoding alkaline phosphatase 4: protein MRRNAKWFWMCGVSALILVMLTAALPAQQLATAGVDNAHYGKKAKYVFYFIGDGMAMPQVNATEIYKGTLANRDPMYKEKINFAAFPYLGMQATHSANTFITESAAAGTALATGNKTNNDVLGVDPTKTIKFKSMAEMAKEKGMKVGIVSSVSIDHATPAAFYAHQPTRKNYYEIGVELANSGFDYFAGGGFLAPTGPNKDKISVLEIAKQQGYKIINNQADFMNITPQSGKIIAIQPDLAAEQAMQYDIDRTSQLSLADFTRKGIEMLDNPNGFFMMVEGGKIDWACHANDAVTSMRDVLSLESAVNEALNFYAKHPNETLIVVTGDHETGGMTIGFAGTEYSTAFSKMSKQNISFEEFDKKIKAYRNLVGTQGANLNDWLPVLAENYGLTDLTEYDRSRLNAALAASMIELKQRSKDEHSYLLYGTYEPFSVTITHILNQKAGIGWTTYAHSGVAVPVYAQGVGGELFQGYYDNTDVAKKIMSILGVK, encoded by the coding sequence TTGAGACGAAATGCTAAGTGGTTCTGGATGTGTGGCGTGTCGGCATTGATTCTAGTAATGTTGACAGCGGCTTTACCAGCTCAGCAATTGGCTACTGCAGGGGTGGACAATGCCCACTATGGTAAAAAAGCCAAGTATGTATTCTATTTTATCGGTGATGGCATGGCGATGCCACAAGTGAATGCGACTGAAATCTACAAGGGTACGTTGGCCAATCGTGATCCAATGTACAAAGAAAAGATCAACTTTGCTGCATTCCCTTATCTTGGTATGCAGGCAACTCATTCTGCCAATACGTTTATTACTGAGTCTGCTGCTGCCGGAACGGCGCTAGCTACTGGGAATAAAACGAATAATGATGTTTTAGGTGTTGATCCAACTAAAACCATTAAGTTCAAATCTATGGCCGAAATGGCTAAGGAAAAGGGCATGAAAGTCGGCATTGTCTCCAGTGTTTCAATTGATCATGCCACACCAGCCGCTTTTTACGCCCATCAGCCAACCCGGAAAAACTATTATGAGATTGGCGTTGAACTAGCGAATAGTGGTTTTGATTACTTTGCGGGCGGCGGATTTTTGGCTCCAACAGGTCCCAATAAGGATAAGATTAGCGTATTAGAAATTGCCAAGCAGCAAGGTTATAAGATTATTAACAACCAGGCTGACTTTATGAACATTACTCCCCAGTCAGGAAAAATTATTGCTATTCAGCCTGATTTGGCAGCCGAGCAAGCCATGCAGTATGATATTGATCGGACAAGCCAGCTTTCGTTAGCCGATTTTACTCGTAAGGGCATTGAAATGCTGGATAATCCAAATGGCTTTTTCATGATGGTTGAAGGTGGTAAGATTGACTGGGCTTGTCATGCCAATGATGCGGTTACCTCTATGCGGGATGTACTGTCTCTCGAAAGTGCTGTAAATGAAGCATTAAACTTTTATGCAAAGCATCCAAATGAGACCTTAATTGTTGTAACTGGTGACCATGAGACTGGCGGCATGACCATTGGGTTTGCCGGAACTGAATACTCAACAGCTTTCAGCAAAATGAGTAAGCAAAATATTTCCTTTGAAGAGTTTGATAAAAAGATTAAAGCCTACCGCAATTTAGTTGGAACACAAGGTGCTAATTTGAATGATTGGCTGCCTGTATTGGCTGAGAATTACGGACTAACGGATTTGACTGAATATGATCGATCACGTTTGAATGCGGCACTTGCTGCCAGTATGATCGAACTTAAGCAACGATCAAAAGATGAGCATAGTTATCTGCTTTATGGTACCTATGAACCATTTTCGGTCACCATTACTCATATTCTTAATCAAAAGGCCGGGATTGGCTGGACGACCTATGCCCATAGTGGTGTAGCTGTGCCAGTCTATGCACAAGGGGTTGGCGGCGAACTTTTCCAAGGCTATTATGATAATACTGATGTTGCCAAGAAGATCATGAGTATATTGGGTGTTAAGTAA
- a CDS encoding sulfonate ABC transporter permease, with the protein MITGINKGMNSNMRRLASGLNHSIEKSLGILLLLALWEIVPRVGLVDDTYLSPPSLVFSAMIGLLNSGELGIHILSSLKRALAGLLLAVVVGTGFGLFIGSIKRIERMLDSVFQTFRQMSAFALFPVFILFFGIGEVSKTIIIFWASLWPVLLNTINGVKNVDKLLIDSAKSMGASQSFIFTKVILPAAAPGIFTGIRLGGSYCVMSLVAAEMIGAHSGLGYLVLYSQETFKISDMYAAIVGLALVGLGLNYVLTYIEKVLTNWKEESSING; encoded by the coding sequence ATGATAACTGGAATAAACAAGGGGATGAACAGCAACATGAGAAGGTTAGCTAGCGGTCTTAATCATTCAATAGAAAAAAGCTTGGGAATCCTGCTGCTCCTGGCGCTATGGGAAATAGTCCCCCGAGTTGGATTGGTTGATGATACGTATTTGAGTCCTCCTTCGCTTGTTTTTAGTGCCATGATTGGTCTGTTGAATTCTGGTGAGTTAGGAATTCATATACTAAGCAGCTTAAAGCGAGCTCTGGCGGGGTTGTTGCTGGCGGTGGTAGTTGGTACGGGCTTTGGATTGTTTATCGGCTCAATTAAGCGTATTGAACGGATGCTAGATTCGGTATTCCAAACCTTTCGCCAAATGTCGGCGTTTGCCTTATTTCCTGTTTTTATTTTATTCTTTGGTATTGGTGAGGTCTCTAAAACCATTATTATCTTTTGGGCATCATTATGGCCGGTATTGCTGAATACCATTAATGGTGTAAAAAACGTTGATAAGCTCTTAATTGATTCGGCTAAATCGATGGGGGCTTCACAAAGTTTTATTTTTACTAAAGTCATTTTGCCGGCAGCAGCTCCAGGCATCTTTACTGGCATTCGTTTAGGAGGTTCCTATTGTGTCATGTCACTGGTAGCTGCAGAAATGATCGGGGCTCATTCAGGATTAGGCTATCTGGTGCTTTACTCGCAGGAGACTTTCAAAATTTCTGACATGTATGCGGCTATTGTTGGTCTAGCCTTAGTCGGTCTTGGTTTAAATTACGTTCTGACCTATATTGAAAAAGTACTAACGAACTGGAAAGAGGAATCTTCAATTAATGGCTAG
- a CDS encoding ABC transporter ATP-binding protein, with amino-acid sequence MIKIEAHNVYKEFDVKNEAGKREKLVVLEQFELEVKQGEFLAILGPSGCGKSSFLNILAGLDRQNSGDILIDQRSVLDNDFNRGVVFQGYALFPWRTVLENVAVGLEIRGVSRTERERIAYEYLTLVGLKSFAKRFPHQLSGGMKQRVAIARVLAYQPDILLMDEPFAALDAQTRELLQFELLRIWEADKKTIIFVTHSIDEAILMADRVAVMTARPGKVKEIIDINLPRPRTGEIRNSPEFAQIRQRAWELIKDEVVLAQNLEEKENQAAVNDNWNKQGDEQQHEKVS; translated from the coding sequence ATGATAAAAATTGAGGCCCACAATGTCTATAAAGAATTCGATGTGAAAAATGAGGCTGGTAAGCGGGAAAAATTAGTCGTACTGGAACAGTTTGAACTGGAAGTAAAGCAGGGCGAATTTTTAGCGATACTCGGACCAAGCGGTTGTGGAAAATCATCATTTCTCAATATATTAGCCGGGCTGGATCGCCAAAATAGCGGGGATATTCTGATTGATCAGCGTTCAGTACTGGATAACGATTTTAATCGTGGAGTCGTTTTTCAAGGGTATGCACTGTTTCCTTGGCGAACAGTGCTGGAGAATGTAGCAGTCGGACTGGAAATCAGGGGCGTTAGCCGTACTGAACGGGAACGTATTGCCTATGAATATTTGACACTGGTGGGGCTCAAATCTTTTGCCAAGCGATTTCCTCATCAATTATCAGGAGGCATGAAGCAGCGCGTGGCCATTGCCAGGGTGCTGGCCTATCAGCCCGATATTCTGCTGATGGATGAGCCATTTGCAGCACTGGATGCACAAACTCGAGAGCTCCTGCAATTTGAACTATTGCGAATTTGGGAAGCTGACAAAAAAACAATTATCTTTGTGACCCATAGTATTGATGAAGCTATTCTTATGGCCGATCGGGTTGCTGTGATGACCGCACGTCCTGGGAAGGTTAAAGAAATTATCGATATTAACCTTCCTCGTCCACGTACAGGCGAAATTCGCAATTCTCCCGAGTTTGCCCAGATCAGGCAAAGAGCCTGGGAATTGATTAAAGACGAAGTGGTTCTTGCTCAAAACCTGGAAGAGAAAGAGAATCAGGCGGCAGTAAATGATAACTGGAATAAACAAGGGGATGAACAGCAACATGAGAAGGTTAGCTAG
- a CDS encoding ABC transporter substrate-binding protein, translating to MIILGRKISQVILFAIITMIGVFIVGCGNSKSSETAAQPGAKAVVEFKYPDNPAFDLFYIADELGYFKDSGVQPKYVGRIAEGQIIPSVGTGAIDFGNRHTPLVIAAIANGSDVKIIAAGTKSTRESPHMKYFVRADSPIKELKDLVGKKVGINSFGACSEYVTKKLLQDNGLEGKVQLVQIPNEQLDQVLKQGVVDVSIIHPPHSGRAEKTPELRKLFSDYEIDKGISGMNPITVNGKFARENPEALKTIVGILAKTAKWVNEHPQEAREVIAKRLKMDVNLVENYGYYSDQVIPAPEVNYWIERLEAEGKIKPGQVKPENIYSNEYNPNNK from the coding sequence GTGATTATTTTGGGGAGAAAAATCAGTCAGGTTATTTTATTTGCCATTATTACAATGATTGGCGTGTTTATTGTTGGGTGCGGAAACAGTAAAAGTTCAGAAACTGCGGCTCAACCGGGCGCTAAAGCTGTTGTAGAATTTAAGTATCCTGATAACCCTGCCTTCGATTTATTCTATATTGCTGATGAACTGGGATATTTTAAAGACAGCGGTGTTCAGCCTAAATATGTTGGCAGAATTGCCGAAGGACAAATCATTCCATCAGTTGGAACGGGGGCAATCGATTTTGGTAATCGGCATACACCACTCGTCATCGCCGCGATTGCCAACGGATCGGATGTAAAAATTATTGCTGCGGGAACTAAATCTACCCGGGAGTCACCGCACATGAAATATTTTGTCCGTGCTGATTCACCGATCAAGGAATTAAAAGACCTGGTTGGCAAAAAAGTCGGGATTAACAGTTTTGGAGCTTGTTCCGAATATGTAACTAAAAAGCTTCTTCAAGATAACGGGTTAGAGGGTAAAGTTCAACTTGTTCAAATTCCAAATGAACAATTAGATCAGGTACTAAAACAAGGTGTTGTTGACGTATCCATCATTCATCCGCCACATTCCGGCCGTGCCGAAAAGACTCCAGAATTACGAAAGCTATTTAGTGATTATGAAATCGACAAAGGGATTAGCGGTATGAATCCTATTACCGTAAATGGAAAATTTGCCCGCGAAAATCCGGAAGCTTTGAAAACGATTGTTGGAATTCTTGCCAAAACCGCAAAATGGGTGAATGAGCATCCTCAGGAAGCACGCGAGGTTATTGCCAAACGTCTAAAAATGGATGTTAACCTAGTCGAAAACTATGGCTATTACAGCGATCAAGTCATCCCTGCACCAGAGGTCAACTATTGGATTGAGCGCTTGGAAGCAGAAGGAAAAATTAAGCCGGGGCAAGTAAAACCAGAAAACATTTATAGTAATGAATATAACCCCAACAATAAATAA
- a CDS encoding (Fe-S)-binding protein, with amino-acid sequence MSKKVIVEQALALGAEVVGFAPASRWEEFRDLPEDFFPDRVWPMAKTVIVLGVPVWLPIVEAAPAQLGREQYTITNELLDETAYRLAAFLNRKGHAAINICRDGYGDSDVLMQTPVAVFSHVWAAHYAGLGKVGWNHTLLTKQFGPRLRLVSILTALELEGDPLIEEELCTKCMLCQKICPANALAGDQKIPYAAMDKRACTSNGRRLRKAYRNPCGFCIKVCPVGADRKLFQSTNVQKYFKEQAVLSQNPDAPEYRSWQHLRKYGGYALEEDLHASNTITKK; translated from the coding sequence TTGAGTAAGAAAGTCATTGTCGAGCAGGCCTTAGCATTAGGGGCTGAAGTCGTTGGTTTTGCACCGGCATCCAGGTGGGAAGAGTTTCGTGATTTACCTGAGGACTTTTTTCCTGACAGAGTGTGGCCAATGGCAAAAACGGTCATTGTACTGGGAGTACCTGTTTGGCTGCCGATTGTAGAAGCTGCACCAGCCCAGTTGGGACGAGAGCAGTATACCATTACAAATGAGCTGTTAGATGAAACGGCCTATCGGCTGGCTGCGTTCCTGAATCGTAAGGGGCATGCCGCTATCAACATTTGCAGGGATGGATACGGTGACTCTGATGTACTGATGCAAACACCGGTAGCTGTATTCTCACATGTTTGGGCAGCTCATTATGCCGGTCTCGGTAAGGTGGGCTGGAACCATACACTGCTTACCAAGCAGTTTGGCCCGCGGTTACGGCTGGTTTCGATTTTAACCGCGCTTGAGTTGGAAGGAGATCCGCTCATTGAAGAGGAGCTATGCACAAAATGCATGCTTTGTCAGAAGATTTGTCCGGCCAATGCGTTAGCTGGTGATCAAAAAATCCCTTACGCAGCTATGGATAAAAGAGCTTGTACGAGTAATGGCAGGCGACTGCGCAAAGCATATCGAAATCCCTGTGGTTTTTGTATCAAGGTCTGCCCAGTAGGGGCAGACCGCAAGCTTTTTCAAAGTACAAATGTGCAAAAATACTTTAAAGAGCAGGCAGTGCTTAGTCAAAATCCAGATGCGCCTGAGTATCGCTCTTGGCAGCATCTGCGTAAATACGGCGGCTATGCTTTAGAAGAGGACTTGCACGCCTCGAACACAATAACGAAAAAATAG